In a single window of the Campylobacter iguaniorum genome:
- the napA gene encoding nitrate reductase catalytic subunit NapA, translating into MDRREFIKSSAAAAACSAAGIAAPSSLGAAEADNGWRWDKAACRFCGTGCGVMIATKDGKIVAVKGDPLAPVNRGLNCIKGYFNAKIMYGEDRITKPLLRVNANGEFDKKGKFQEVSWQRAFDEMEKQFRNTYKELGPTGIGMFGSGQYTIPEGFAISKLMKAGFRSHNIDPNARHCMASAVVGFMQTFGIDEPAGCYDDIELTDTIVAWGANMSEMHPILWSRVSDRKLRDPEKVKVVNLSTYSTRTSNIADIEIIFTPHTDLAIWNYIAREIVYNHPEAIDEKFVKDNCVFTTGPVDIGYGMRTNINHPKYRPSELDTAAKEKSTVLSKNEGVTLAYLGMKAGDTLENKNSGSADKHWIIGFEDFKKALAPYTLDFVAELAKGDPNEDLEQFKKKLKALADLYIEKNRKVVSFWTMGMNQHTRGVWVNEQSYMVHFLLGKQAKPGSGAFSLTGQPSACGTAREVGTFSHRLPADMVVANPKHREISEKIWGVPAKTINPKPGAPYMKIMRDLEDGKIKFIWVHVNNPWHNSANANHWIAAAREMNNFIVVSDPYPGISAKVADLILPTAMIYEKWGAYGNAERRTQHWRQQVLPVGEAMSDTWQYLEFAKRFKVKDFWGEVKVDAKLTLPNVLDEAAKMGISPEDTLFDVLFANKKAKKFAAQDPIMENYDNTEVFGDSRKVVGSDGKVFEGYGFFIQKYLWEEYREFGTGHGHDLADFDTYHKVRGLRWPVVDGKETLWRFNTKYDVYAKKANPDGEFAFYGNKAGALLSGDLFKATSKEKEALKSRAKIFFRPYMDPPEMPSKEYPLWLCTGRVLEHWHSGTMTMRVPELYRAVPEALCYMNEIDGNKFGVKQNDIVWVESRRGKVKARVDFRGRNKPAEGLIYVPWFDENVFINKVCLDATDPISKQTDFKKCAVKIYKA; encoded by the coding sequence ATGGATAGACGAGAATTTATTAAAAGTTCAGCTGCCGCTGCTGCTTGTTCAGCTGCTGGAATAGCTGCTCCTAGTTCATTGGGTGCTGCAGAAGCCGATAACGGTTGGCGTTGGGATAAAGCAGCTTGTAGGTTCTGCGGAACTGGCTGTGGTGTCATGATTGCTACAAAAGATGGAAAAATAGTTGCCGTAAAAGGTGATCCACTAGCTCCGGTAAATAGAGGACTTAACTGTATTAAAGGTTACTTTAATGCTAAAATCATGTATGGTGAAGACCGTATAACAAAACCTCTTTTAAGAGTTAATGCAAACGGCGAATTTGACAAAAAAGGCAAATTCCAAGAAGTTAGTTGGCAAAGAGCTTTTGATGAGATGGAAAAACAATTCCGCAATACTTACAAAGAGCTTGGACCTACCGGTATAGGTATGTTTGGTAGCGGTCAATACACAATCCCTGAGGGTTTTGCTATATCTAAACTTATGAAAGCTGGATTTAGAAGCCACAACATAGACCCAAATGCACGTCACTGTATGGCAAGTGCTGTTGTTGGTTTTATGCAAACATTTGGTATAGATGAGCCTGCTGGTTGTTATGATGATATTGAGCTTACTGATACTATAGTAGCTTGGGGAGCAAATATGTCAGAGATGCACCCTATCCTTTGGTCAAGAGTGAGCGATAGAAAGCTAAGAGATCCTGAGAAAGTAAAAGTTGTAAACCTATCAACTTATTCAACAAGAACTTCAAATATTGCTGATATAGAAATCATCTTTACTCCACATACCGACCTTGCTATATGGAACTACATAGCTAGAGAGATTGTTTACAATCATCCTGAAGCTATAGATGAGAAATTTGTAAAAGATAACTGTGTATTTACAACTGGTCCAGTTGATATCGGTTATGGTATGAGAACAAACATCAACCACCCTAAATACAGACCAAGCGAGCTAGATACTGCAGCAAAAGAAAAATCAACAGTTCTTAGCAAAAACGAAGGCGTAACTCTAGCTTATTTAGGTATGAAAGCTGGTGATACACTAGAAAACAAAAATAGTGGCAGTGCAGATAAACACTGGATAATCGGATTTGAAGATTTCAAAAAAGCTTTAGCTCCTTATACTCTAGACTTTGTTGCCGAACTTGCAAAAGGCGATCCAAACGAAGATTTGGAACAATTCAAGAAAAAATTAAAAGCATTAGCTGACCTTTATATAGAAAAAAATCGTAAAGTAGTGAGCTTCTGGACAATGGGTATGAACCAACACACAAGAGGTGTTTGGGTAAATGAACAAAGTTATATGGTTCACTTCTTACTTGGTAAACAAGCAAAACCAGGTAGTGGCGCATTCTCACTAACAGGACAACCAAGTGCTTGTGGTACAGCTAGAGAGGTAGGTACATTCTCTCACAGACTTCCAGCAGATATGGTTGTAGCAAATCCAAAACACAGAGAAATAAGTGAAAAAATTTGGGGTGTTCCAGCTAAAACTATCAACCCTAAACCAGGTGCTCCATATATGAAAATCATGAGAGACCTTGAAGACGGTAAGATTAAATTTATTTGGGTTCACGTAAATAACCCATGGCACAACTCAGCAAATGCTAATCACTGGATAGCAGCTGCTAGAGAGATGAATAACTTTATTGTAGTAAGTGATCCATATCCTGGAATCTCTGCTAAAGTCGCTGACTTGATACTTCCAACTGCAATGATATATGAAAAATGGGGTGCTTATGGTAATGCCGAAAGAAGAACTCAACACTGGAGACAACAAGTACTACCAGTAGGCGAGGCTATGAGTGATACATGGCAATATTTGGAATTTGCAAAACGCTTTAAAGTCAAAGATTTCTGGGGCGAAGTAAAAGTAGATGCAAAACTTACATTGCCAAATGTTCTTGATGAAGCAGCAAAAATGGGTATATCTCCTGAAGATACACTATTTGATGTTTTATTTGCAAATAAAAAAGCTAAGAAATTTGCCGCACAAGATCCTATTATGGAAAACTATGACAATACTGAGGTATTTGGCGATAGCAGAAAAGTTGTCGGATCAGATGGTAAAGTATTTGAAGGTTATGGCTTCTTTATTCAAAAATATCTATGGGAAGAGTATCGTGAGTTTGGTACAGGTCATGGACATGATTTGGCTGACTTTGATACATACCATAAAGTTCGTGGTCTTAGATGGCCAGTTGTTGATGGTAAAGAGACTCTTTGGAGATTCAATACCAAATACGACGTATATGCTAAAAAAGCAAATCCAGATGGTGAGTTTGCATTCTACGGAAATAAAGCAGGTGCACTTCTAAGTGGTGACTTGTTTAAAGCAACTTCAAAAGAAAAAGAAGCGCTAAAAAGTAGAGCAAAAATCTTCTTCCGTCCATACATGGATCCACCAGAAATGCCAAGCAAAGAGTATCCACTATGGTTATGTACAGGCCGTGTTCTAGAGCACTGGCATAGTGGTACTATGACTATGCGTGTTCCTGAGCTTTACCGTGCTGTTCCTGAAGCGCTATGCTATATGAACGAAATCGATGGCAATAAATTTGGTGTCAAACAAAACGATATCGTATGGGTAGAGAGTCGTCGTGGAAAAGTAAAAGCAAGAGTAGACTTCCGTGGTAGAAATAAACCAGCTGAAGGTTTGATCTATGTTCCATGGTTTGATGAGAACGTATTTATAAATAAGGTCTGTTTGGATGCGACAGATCCGATATCAAAACAAACTGACTTTAAAAAATGCGCAGTTAAGATTTATAAGGCTTAA
- a CDS encoding transporter substrate-binding domain-containing protein, whose product MKIVLRSLFVLFIGLAFVACDSAKDSNQLSTIESIKIKDRLVIGVKDNVPSFGYLNKETGKIDGFEIDIAKLLTKAILGDETKLVTIPVSDRTRGRMLDTKRVDAIIATFSATKLREYIYTFSSPYYQNQIGCLVKKDPSITSIEDLNNKIIGVSGGSTSKKAIDDLSLDLNMTFDIKTYQDYGWIKAELISGNIDAFCIDRAVLLGYVDEHTHILDYGFSLENYGIATRKDDPEFAEFIDEFVKTHKSDIQNLINKWNIK is encoded by the coding sequence ATGAAAATAGTATTGAGAAGTTTATTTGTATTGTTTATTGGTCTTGCCTTTGTGGCTTGTGATAGTGCAAAAGACAGTAATCAACTCTCTACTATTGAATCTATAAAAATCAAAGACAGGCTAGTTATCGGAGTAAAGGACAATGTGCCGTCTTTTGGTTATTTAAACAAAGAAACTGGAAAGATAGACGGCTTTGAAATAGATATAGCAAAGCTTTTAACTAAAGCTATTTTGGGCGATGAAACCAAGCTCGTCACAATCCCAGTAAGTGATAGAACGCGTGGAAGAATGCTAGATACCAAAAGAGTCGATGCTATCATCGCTACATTTAGCGCAACAAAGCTTAGAGAGTATATTTATACCTTTAGTTCGCCATATTATCAAAACCAGATAGGTTGTTTAGTCAAAAAAGATCCAAGCATAACTTCTATAGAAGACTTGAATAATAAAATCATAGGTGTATCTGGTGGCTCGACATCTAAAAAAGCTATAGATGATTTATCACTTGATCTAAATATGACATTTGATATCAAAACATATCAAGATTATGGCTGGATAAAAGCTGAGTTGATATCTGGAAATATAGATGCATTTTGCATAGATAGAGCAGTGCTTCTTGGGTATGTTGATGAGCATACACATATTTTGGATTATGGTTTTTCTTTAGAAAATTACGGTATAGCAACTAGAAAAGATGACCCAGAATTTGCTGAGTTTATAGATGAATTTGTAAAGACACATAAATCTGATATTCAAAATTTGATTAATAAATGGAATATTAAATAA
- the ychF gene encoding redox-regulated ATPase YchF, with the protein MGLAVGIVGLPNVGKSTTFNALTKASNAEAANYPFCTIEPNKAIVPVPDKRLNELAKIVNPNKIQYSTIEFVDIAGLVKGASKGEGLGNKFLSNIRETEVILHMVRCFDDSNVTHVENSVDPIRDIEIIETELILADIEQLNKKIERLLKEAKAGAKGSKESLEYANALLEHLNNGNSASSFRGADSEAFINLNKELRLLSAKEVIYGANVDEDNIAIDNEYVQKVREYAKKSNHEVIKLCAKIEEELIGMSDEEAAEMLESLGAKESGLECIIRTAFAKLNLISYFTAGVVEVRAWTIVKGWKAPKAASVIHNDFERGFIRAEVIGYDDYVACGGESKAKEAGKMRLEGKDYIVNDGDVMHFRFNV; encoded by the coding sequence ATGGGTTTAGCAGTAGGTATAGTAGGACTTCCAAACGTCGGCAAATCAACGACTTTCAATGCTTTGACAAAGGCTAGCAACGCTGAGGCTGCGAATTATCCATTTTGCACGATTGAGCCAAACAAAGCCATCGTGCCAGTTCCAGATAAAAGACTAAATGAGCTTGCTAAAATAGTAAATCCAAACAAAATTCAGTATTCTACCATCGAGTTTGTCGATATCGCAGGACTTGTAAAAGGTGCTAGTAAGGGCGAAGGACTTGGCAATAAATTTCTCTCAAACATCAGAGAAACTGAGGTCATACTGCACATGGTTCGCTGCTTTGATGACTCAAATGTCACTCACGTAGAAAACAGCGTCGATCCTATAAGAGATATTGAGATAATAGAAACTGAGCTGATACTAGCTGATATTGAGCAATTAAACAAAAAAATAGAAAGACTTCTTAAAGAGGCAAAAGCTGGAGCAAAAGGCTCAAAAGAGAGCTTGGAGTACGCAAATGCACTTCTTGAACATCTAAATAACGGCAATAGCGCAAGTAGTTTTAGAGGGGCTGATAGCGAAGCTTTTATAAATTTAAATAAAGAACTAAGATTGCTTTCTGCAAAAGAAGTCATATATGGCGCAAATGTCGATGAAGACAACATCGCAATAGACAACGAATATGTGCAAAAAGTAAGAGAGTATGCTAAAAAATCAAATCACGAAGTAATAAAACTTTGTGCTAAGATAGAAGAAGAGCTTATCGGAATGAGCGATGAAGAAGCTGCTGAGATGCTAGAGAGTCTTGGAGCTAAAGAAAGCGGACTTGAGTGTATCATAAGAACGGCTTTTGCAAAGTTAAATTTGATAAGTTATTTCACAGCTGGAGTCGTGGAGGTTAGGGCTTGGACTATAGTAAAAGGCTGGAAAGCTCCAAAAGCTGCTAGTGTGATACATAATGACTTTGAAAGAGGATTCATCAGGGCTGAGGTGATCGGCTATGATGATTACGTGGCTTGTGGCGGCGAAAGCAAAGCCAAAGAAGCTGGCAAGATGAGACTTGAGGGCAAAGATTATATCGTAAATGATGGCGATGTAATGCATTTTAGATTCAACGTTTGA
- a CDS encoding leucyl aminopeptidase: MNFTIIEKSLNEINADYELIFVVNKDLNHKFIKDSKEFEFYNFKGEGVLNLPSLRRVYVGIKNTEPESIRQGVAKAFNAIKELNVKSIKMASYVDSCYKMSFEAIAEGFVLSAYKFDRYKSEKKSLNLAEILISTDEFGGKEIKLYEANLGLNHGKIIANATNFAKDIVNEIPEIYTPIKMEEDAKKLTLEYVNLECKIHDENYLKAQNMNAFLAVNRASAHPPRLIHLKYTPKNESLKKIVFVGKGLTYDSGGLSLKPSDYMLTMKSDKSGAAAAMGIIKAACELELPFEIHAVLGATENMIGGDAYKPDDVLITRSGVSVEVRNTDAEGRLVLADCLDWAQSELNPDLLIDMATLTGACVVGLGEYTTGVMGNSYELQSEFKNFTKRSGENLTILEFNDHLRELVKSNIADISNTASSRYGGAITAGIFLDKFIKDEYKDKWLHLDIAGPAYTEKAWGYNQIGATGAGVRANLYYLNKLARNYEKGNK, encoded by the coding sequence ATGAACTTCACAATAATTGAAAAATCATTAAATGAAATAAATGCTGATTATGAGCTTATTTTTGTCGTGAATAAAGATTTAAATCATAAATTTATAAAAGATAGCAAGGAATTTGAGTTTTATAATTTCAAAGGCGAGGGCGTTTTAAACTTGCCAAGCTTGAGGCGTGTTTATGTAGGTATCAAAAACACTGAGCCTGAGAGCATTCGCCAAGGCGTGGCAAAGGCATTTAACGCTATAAAAGAGCTAAATGTAAAAAGCATAAAAATGGCAAGCTATGTTGATAGCTGCTACAAGATGTCTTTTGAAGCCATAGCTGAGGGATTTGTGCTTAGTGCTTATAAATTTGACAGATACAAAAGCGAGAAAAAAAGCTTAAATTTGGCAGAAATTTTGATAAGCACAGATGAGTTTGGCGGTAAAGAAATCAAGCTTTATGAGGCAAATTTGGGCTTAAATCATGGAAAAATAATCGCAAATGCTACAAATTTTGCCAAAGACATAGTAAATGAAATCCCAGAAATCTACACTCCTATAAAAATGGAAGAAGATGCTAAAAAACTAACTTTAGAGTATGTAAATTTGGAGTGCAAAATCCACGATGAAAACTACCTAAAAGCTCAAAATATGAACGCATTTTTAGCAGTAAATAGAGCTAGCGCTCATCCGCCACGCCTAATTCATCTAAAATACACTCCAAAAAATGAGAGCCTTAAAAAGATCGTTTTTGTGGGCAAAGGTCTTACTTATGATAGCGGTGGTTTGAGCCTAAAACCGAGCGACTATATGCTAACTATGAAAAGTGACAAAAGCGGCGCAGCAGCTGCTATGGGTATAATCAAAGCAGCGTGCGAGCTTGAGCTTCCTTTTGAGATACATGCAGTTCTTGGTGCGACTGAAAATATGATAGGTGGCGACGCTTATAAACCTGATGATGTACTTATCACTAGAAGTGGTGTGAGCGTAGAGGTGAGAAACACAGACGCTGAGGGTAGACTTGTGCTAGCTGATTGCCTAGACTGGGCTCAAAGTGAGCTAAATCCAGACTTGCTAATAGATATGGCGACTTTGACTGGAGCTTGCGTGGTTGGTCTTGGCGAGTATACAACTGGAGTTATGGGAAACAGTTATGAACTTCAAAGCGAGTTTAAAAACTTCACTAAAAGAAGTGGCGAAAATCTGACTATTTTGGAGTTTAACGACCATTTAAGAGAGCTAGTCAAATCAAATATCGCAGACATTAGCAACACAGCTTCAAGCAGATACGGCGGAGCTATCACGGCTGGAATATTCCTTGATAAATTTATCAAAGATGAGTATAAAGATAAGTGGCTTCATTTAGATATCGCAGGCCCTGCATACACAGAAAAAGCATGGGGATACAACCAAATAGGCGCGACTGGAGCTGGGGTTAGGGCGAATTTGTATTATTTAAATAAATTAGCAAGAAATTATGAAAAGGGTAATAAATAA
- a CDS encoding DedA family protein: MEETLKTLLFEYKDWAYLVIFVWCIMEGEIALILAGILAHEGHVNLAMIVFVAGIGGFVGDQIYFFIGRYNKKYIQRKLTKQRRKFAVAHLLLKKYGWPIIFVQRYMYGFRTVIPMSIGITRYSAKKFAFINLISAWMWAGITILLAWYFGQTIWNAIHWAEKHWYLAIPIIVIFLCGLLFGFKQLEKNILNERKKRHELHNN; the protein is encoded by the coding sequence ATGGAAGAAACATTAAAAACTCTACTTTTTGAGTATAAAGATTGGGCGTATTTGGTTATTTTTGTTTGGTGTATTATGGAGGGCGAAATCGCTCTTATACTTGCAGGAATTTTAGCCCACGAAGGCCATGTAAATTTAGCTATGATAGTTTTTGTAGCTGGTATTGGTGGATTTGTCGGGGATCAAATTTACTTTTTTATAGGAAGATACAATAAAAAATATATCCAAAGAAAACTAACCAAACAAAGGCGGAAATTTGCCGTAGCCCACTTGCTACTCAAAAAATATGGTTGGCCAATTATCTTCGTGCAACGCTATATGTATGGATTTAGGACAGTTATCCCTATGAGTATTGGTATCACAAGATATAGCGCGAAAAAATTTGCCTTTATAAATTTAATAAGCGCTTGGATGTGGGCTGGTATCACAATACTTTTAGCTTGGTATTTTGGGCAGACTATTTGGAATGCGATTCACTGGGCTGAGAAGCATTGGTATTTGGCTATTCCTATAATTGTTATATTTTTGTGCGGATTGCTTTTTGGCTTTAAACAACTAGAAAAAAATATATTAAACGAAAGGAAAAAAAGACATGAACTTCACAATAATTGA
- a CDS encoding adenine phosphoribosyltransferase, translating to MNKLSNDEKKYLLSTIRDVQNFPKPGILFKDITTLLGDKDAFKFLLDHLENRYKNANLDYIVGIESRGFILGAPLADRLNIAFVPIRKPHKLPYMTISQKYSLEYGFDEIEMHVDAFEKVQNPNVLLVDDLIATGGTAKAACELIREVGANLKEACFLLNLVDLNGTKELEKYCPIYSILEV from the coding sequence ATGAATAAATTATCAAATGATGAAAAAAAATATCTTTTAAGCACTATTAGGGATGTGCAAAACTTCCCAAAACCAGGCATTCTTTTTAAAGATATCACAACGCTTTTAGGCGATAAAGACGCATTTAAATTTCTACTTGATCACCTTGAAAATAGATACAAAAACGCAAATTTAGATTATATAGTAGGCATAGAAAGTAGGGGATTTATACTAGGAGCGCCACTTGCTGATAGGCTAAATATCGCTTTTGTTCCTATCAGAAAACCACACAAACTTCCATATATGACAATATCGCAAAAATACAGCTTGGAGTATGGTTTTGATGAGATTGAGATGCATGTAGATGCGTTTGAGAAGGTTCAAAATCCAAATGTCTTGCTTGTAGATGACCTTATCGCCACTGGTGGGACGGCAAAAGCAGCTTGCGAGCTTATACGTGAAGTCGGTGCGAATTTAAAAGAAGCTTGCTTTTTACTAAATTTAGTTGATTTAAATGGAACAAAAGAACTTGAAAAGTATTGTCCAATTTACAGTATTTTAGAGGTTTAA
- a CDS encoding membrane protein has protein sequence MLADWVIYTALICFSIYAVVMVFYYKTLLKKEISMRDFMKNNLDDTEIVIRKLQVQLQRSLGNIDILTDELNKIKADVTSLRTRNSQYRIENDKLRQRIKELEGKIEALL, from the coding sequence ATGTTAGCTGATTGGGTTATTTATACTGCTTTAATATGCTTTAGTATCTACGCTGTTGTTATGGTATTTTACTATAAAACTCTACTTAAAAAAGAGATTTCTATGCGTGATTTTATGAAAAATAATCTCGATGATACAGAAATCGTCATAAGAAAACTGCAAGTTCAACTCCAAAGATCTCTTGGAAATATCGATATTTTAACAGATGAATTAAACAAAATCAAAGCAGATGTAACAAGCCTAAGAACAAGAAACTCACAATACAGAATCGAAAATGACAAGCTTAGACAACGCATAAAAGAGCTTGAAGGCAAAATCGAAGCATTACTATAA
- the rpiB gene encoding ribose 5-phosphate isomerase B, translating into MDVKKVVIASDHAGFEAKEFAKECLVKLGFEIEDLGTNSKDVSVDYPDFANILSNKISEKNGIYGVLICGTGIGISVAANRHANVRCALCHDVTTARLSREHNDANVLCFGARIVGRATIEDMINIFFATPFAGGRHQNRIDKLGSCYVS; encoded by the coding sequence ATGGATGTTAAAAAAGTTGTTATAGCAAGCGATCATGCTGGATTTGAGGCAAAAGAATTTGCTAAAGAGTGCTTGGTTAAGCTTGGTTTTGAGATTGAAGATTTAGGAACAAACTCAAAAGATGTGAGCGTGGACTATCCTGATTTTGCAAATATATTATCTAATAAAATATCTGAAAAAAATGGGATTTACGGCGTGCTAATATGTGGAACTGGCATAGGCATAAGCGTGGCAGCAAATAGACACGCAAACGTGCGTTGTGCCTTGTGTCACGATGTCACCACTGCTAGGCTAAGCCGCGAACACAATGACGCAAATGTGCTTTGCTTTGGGGCTAGGATAGTTGGCAGGGCTACAATTGAAGATATGATAAATATCTTTTTTGCTACGCCATTTGCTGGTGGAAGACATCAAAATAGGATAGATAAATTAGGAAGTTGCTATGTTAGCTGA
- the lepB gene encoding signal peptidase I: protein MRKFFAKLYDFSSSWTGTVVIVLLFIFFIAQAFVIPSGSMKNTLLIGDHLFVKKFAYGIATPHIPWVEIPVWFDSDDDGHLVQGDRPKRGDIVVFRYPNDPKIYYVKRNFAVGGDEVIFAPKTMYLRPHEGDEFIEKNYDKNDIVVLNGKKFVREPYKFKGIHYENRGDKDNFVGQNADTFTIALYYMQQNKFAMSPAKIDELESIDGLPFNAFYFKVKDDSFFMVGDNRENSNDSRFWGSVEYKFVVGQPWFVYFSWDKDYKIRWERIGRLATTLENDESLIYEQP, encoded by the coding sequence ATGAGAAAATTTTTTGCCAAGCTTTATGATTTTTCTAGTAGCTGGACGGGAACTGTTGTCATAGTTTTGCTTTTTATATTTTTCATAGCTCAAGCCTTTGTCATACCAAGTGGCTCTATGAAAAATACGCTTCTTATAGGAGATCATCTTTTTGTTAAGAAGTTTGCTTATGGTATCGCTACGCCACATATCCCGTGGGTAGAAATCCCTGTTTGGTTTGATAGTGATGATGACGGACATTTGGTGCAAGGTGATCGCCCAAAACGTGGTGATATAGTCGTATTTCGCTATCCAAATGACCCAAAAATTTACTATGTCAAAAGAAACTTTGCTGTTGGTGGCGATGAAGTGATTTTTGCTCCAAAAACAATGTATCTAAGACCACACGAGGGCGATGAGTTTATCGAAAAAAATTATGATAAAAATGATATTGTGGTTTTAAATGGCAAAAAATTTGTCCGCGAGCCGTATAAATTTAAAGGTATCCACTATGAAAACCGTGGCGACAAAGACAATTTTGTAGGGCAAAATGCAGATACATTTACAATCGCACTATATTATATGCAACAAAATAAATTTGCTATGAGTCCAGCTAAAATAGATGAGCTTGAAAGCATTGATGGACTTCCTTTTAATGCGTTTTATTTCAAGGTAAAAGATGATAGCTTTTTTATGGTTGGAGATAACCGCGAAAATAGTAATGATAGTAGATTTTGGGGAAGTGTCGAGTATAAATTTGTAGTCGGACAGCCTTGGTTTGTATATTTTAGCTGGGATAAGGACTACAAAATCCGCTGGGAGAGAATAGGCAGACTAGCGACAACTTTAGAAAATGACGAGTCGCTCATATATGAGCAACCCTAA
- the folD gene encoding bifunctional methylenetetrahydrofolate dehydrogenase/methenyltetrahydrofolate cyclohydrolase FolD: MQIIDGKNVSQKVKDRVKNETIELKNRGITPTLAVILVGLDKASQTYVASKEKACLACEMGSVMHRLSEQTSEAELLALIDVLNADDSIDGILVQLPLPKHIDTNKVLEAIDPSKDVDGFHAINVGKLSSGLDGFVPCTPLGIMELLKDYDVNLSGIDAVVIGRSNIVGKPMANLLINAGATVTVAHSKTKNLAEVVRRAKLVVVAVGKPYFLTSDMVSDGAIVIDVGINRLDNGKLVGDCDYDAVAPKCSLITPVPGGVGPMTIAMLLNNTLKSAKSRKCK, encoded by the coding sequence TTGCAGATAATAGACGGAAAAAACGTAAGTCAAAAAGTAAAAGATAGAGTTAAAAACGAAACAATAGAGCTGAAAAACAGAGGTATTACTCCGACTTTGGCAGTGATTTTAGTAGGTCTTGATAAAGCTAGCCAAACATACGTCGCAAGCAAAGAAAAAGCTTGTCTTGCTTGTGAAATGGGCTCAGTTATGCACCGTCTTAGCGAGCAAACTTCTGAGGCTGAGCTTTTGGCTTTGATAGACGTGCTAAACGCTGATGATAGCATTGATGGTATTTTAGTCCAACTTCCACTTCCAAAACACATAGACACAAACAAAGTTCTTGAAGCAATAGATCCAAGCAAAGACGTGGATGGATTTCACGCTATAAATGTAGGTAAGCTTTCAAGTGGGCTTGATGGATTTGTGCCTTGTACGCCACTTGGAATAATGGAACTTTTAAAAGATTATGATGTAAATTTGAGCGGAATAGACGCAGTCGTGATAGGAAGAAGTAATATAGTCGGCAAACCTATGGCAAATTTACTTATAAATGCAGGAGCTACAGTCACAGTGGCTCACTCAAAAACCAAAAATCTAGCCGAAGTAGTAAGAAGAGCTAAGCTTGTAGTAGTCGCTGTTGGCAAACCATATTTTTTAACTTCTGATATGGTAAGCGACGGTGCTATCGTGATCGATGTAGGTATCAACCGCCTTGATAATGGCAAGCTTGTTGGGGATTGCGATTACGACGCTGTTGCTCCAAAATGCTCTCTCATCACTCCAGTACCTGGTGGCGTGGGTCCGATGACAATCGCAATGCTACTAAATAATACTCTAAAATCAGCAAAAAGTAGAAAGTGCAAATAA